A window from Candidatus Epulonipiscium sp. encodes these proteins:
- a CDS encoding QueT transporter family protein, with protein MNKKILFLVQSALIAAIYVVLTLPFAVISTDYLQVRISEALTVLPFFTPAAIPGLFIGCMISNIFISKFGMADIVFGSLATLLAAYLSYKMPKKILVPIPPIIVNAVIVGLLIYYGTFGNIKWNLTLLIFMGGVGLGQLISCYIFGYPLMLVLEKYKKYIFK; from the coding sequence ATGAATAAGAAGATTTTATTTTTGGTGCAATCAGCACTTATTGCTGCAATTTATGTGGTACTAACCCTGCCCTTTGCCGTAATCAGTACGGATTACTTGCAGGTACGTATTTCAGAAGCTCTAACCGTACTGCCGTTTTTCACCCCAGCGGCAATACCAGGATTATTTATTGGATGCATGATATCCAATATCTTTATAAGCAAATTTGGTATGGCAGATATTGTCTTTGGCAGCTTAGCTACATTACTGGCGGCTTATCTATCCTATAAAATGCCAAAAAAGATATTGGTTCCAATTCCACCAATCATTGTTAATGCCGTAATTGTGGGATTGCTTATTTACTATGGAACCTTTGGCAATATCAAGTGGAACCTAACCCTTCTTATATTTATGGGAGGAGTGGGATTAGGACAGCTTATATCTTGTTATATATTTGGGTATCCGTTAATGTTAGTTTTGGAAAAATATAAAAAATATATCTTTAAATAA
- a CDS encoding PAS domain S-box protein, giving the protein MGVDDYTKDIFLNERDKVEIFLELAIQGSNDGIWTWDITDNKIYYAGTLRSYYDADSSPAHIPYDFLAEFICPLDIDAFYNYLKKYLEKEIPHFKVECRFGNSPEYEPVLVQGKAMWNEKGEPLLMAGSYTLIADFKKTANEHNNVKNRLKETSALLNVIFDNIPDPICIKDIEDKIQQCNSAALSFWGKSRGEIIGKTCEELEICSDPCKESATRKALKYKKPIKIQKYIYLQSKWVDIMAYPVLDENNNVKSVIEHIKDITELKRVEMILQKNIKSQKELIKDAEKYDKIKTEFFADISHEIKTPLNVILSSLQLLEIYYTSTDAVAKYIKVMKRNCYRLLRLLNNLIDITKIESGYYKLHLQNNDIVDIIKQITSSVSQYIENKAIRFEFQSKVDKKIMAFDTEKIDRIMLNLLSNAAKFTPRGGKIMVNIEQKGNSIIVFVEDTGIGIPLEKQKVIFERFGQVDSEETRENEGSGIELSLVKSLVEMHGGTIGFSSMENKGSKFIIELPIKVADEEINESSINDTKKIKNIETLNIELSDIYS; this is encoded by the coding sequence ATGGGTGTAGATGATTATACAAAAGATATTTTCTTAAATGAAAGGGACAAGGTAGAAATATTTCTTGAACTAGCAATACAAGGATCTAATGATGGAATTTGGACATGGGACATTACCGATAATAAGATATATTATGCTGGAACCCTCAGAAGTTATTATGATGCTGACAGCTCCCCTGCACATATCCCCTATGATTTTTTGGCAGAATTTATTTGCCCCTTAGACATTGATGCATTTTACAATTATTTAAAAAAATATTTAGAAAAGGAAATTCCTCATTTTAAAGTGGAGTGTAGATTTGGAAATTCCCCTGAATATGAACCAGTTTTAGTTCAAGGTAAGGCAATGTGGAATGAGAAAGGTGAGCCCTTGCTTATGGCTGGCTCTTATACCTTAATTGCAGATTTTAAAAAAACAGCAAATGAACACAATAATGTAAAGAACAGGTTAAAGGAAACATCAGCCCTTTTAAATGTTATATTTGATAATATTCCAGATCCAATATGTATAAAAGATATTGAAGATAAAATCCAGCAGTGCAATTCGGCAGCCCTTTCATTCTGGGGTAAATCAAGGGGAGAGATTATAGGAAAGACATGTGAAGAACTGGAAATATGCAGCGACCCCTGCAAAGAATCCGCAACAAGGAAGGCCCTTAAATATAAAAAACCAATAAAGATTCAAAAATATATATATTTACAAAGCAAATGGGTGGATATAATGGCATACCCAGTACTGGATGAAAACAATAATGTTAAAAGCGTTATTGAACATATTAAAGATATTACGGAACTTAAAAGGGTAGAGATGATTCTTCAAAAGAATATAAAATCTCAAAAGGAACTTATTAAAGACGCAGAGAAATATGATAAAATAAAAACAGAGTTTTTTGCAGATATATCTCACGAAATAAAAACTCCATTAAATGTTATCTTATCCAGTCTTCAGCTTCTAGAAATTTATTATACATCGACGGATGCTGTGGCAAAATATATAAAAGTTATGAAACGAAACTGCTATCGACTTCTAAGGCTTCTGAATAATCTTATCGATATAACAAAAATTGAATCAGGATATTATAAGCTTCATTTACAAAATAATGATATTGTAGATATTATAAAACAAATTACCTCCTCTGTTAGCCAATATATAGAAAATAAGGCTATAAGATTTGAATTTCAAAGCAAAGTAGATAAGAAGATTATGGCATTTGATACAGAAAAAATTGATAGGATTATGTTAAATCTTTTATCCAATGCTGCTAAGTTTACTCCGCGAGGGGGAAAAATTATGGTAAACATAGAACAAAAGGGCAATTCCATTATCGTATTTGTAGAAGATACTGGAATAGGCATTCCCCTCGAAAAACAAAAGGTTATTTTCGAGAGATTTGGACAAGTCGATTCTGAGGAAACAAGGGAGAATGAGGGCAGTGGTATAGAATTATCCCTTGTAAAATCTTTAGTAGAAATGCATGGAGGTACAATCGGATTTAGCAGTATGGAAAATAAGGGAAGCAAGTTTATAATTGAACTTCCTATTAAGGTCGCAGACGAGGAGATTAACGAAAGCAGTATAAACGATACGAAAAAAATAAAGAATATTGAAACCTTGAATATAGAGCTTTCAGATATTTATTCATAA
- the gltA gene encoding NADPH-dependent glutamate synthase produces the protein MPNMSIKKVAMPEQDPNIRNKNFREVALGYTKEQAIEEAKRCLNCKHRPCVTGCPVNVPIPEFIKEVIEGNFEKAYELISSENNLPAICGRVCPQEEQCEGKCVRGIKGESVGIGRLERFVADYHIQKEEIKESRAKKNGIKVAVVGGGPAGLTCAGDLAKLGYDVTIFEALHALGGVLMYGIPEFRLPKDLVEKEIETIINLGVKINKNVVVGRSITIDELFEEGYKAVFVGSGAGLPKFMGLEGESLNGVYAANEFLTRVNLMKAYDFPNSSTPVKVGKKVAVIGGGNVAMDAARTAKRLGAEEVYIIYRRSEEELPARKEEIHHAKEEGIIFNLLNNPKKIHGENGWVKQIECVKMGLGKEDETGRKRPIEIEGSNFIMDMDTVIIAIGQTPNPLIRQTTPGLKVHKWGGIIVEEETMHTSKEDVYAGGDVVTGAATVILAMGAGKKAAKAIHEKLQIK, from the coding sequence ATGCCTAATATGAGCATAAAAAAAGTAGCAATGCCTGAACAAGACCCCAATATAAGAAATAAAAATTTTAGGGAGGTAGCCCTAGGATATACAAAGGAACAGGCTATAGAAGAAGCTAAAAGATGTCTTAATTGTAAGCATAGGCCCTGTGTAACTGGATGTCCTGTGAATGTACCAATACCGGAATTTATAAAAGAGGTAATAGAAGGAAACTTCGAGAAAGCATATGAATTGATTTCTTCAGAAAATAATCTCCCAGCAATTTGTGGAAGGGTATGCCCCCAAGAAGAACAATGTGAAGGGAAATGTGTTAGAGGAATAAAAGGTGAATCTGTGGGAATTGGAAGACTTGAAAGATTTGTTGCTGACTATCATATACAAAAAGAGGAAATCAAAGAGTCAAGGGCGAAAAAGAACGGGATTAAGGTGGCAGTAGTAGGGGGAGGGCCAGCAGGGCTCACCTGTGCTGGAGATCTAGCCAAACTAGGATATGATGTTACGATATTTGAAGCCCTACATGCATTAGGGGGGGTACTCATGTATGGTATTCCGGAATTCCGTCTTCCAAAAGATTTAGTTGAAAAGGAAATAGAAACTATAATCAACCTAGGGGTCAAGATAAATAAAAATGTAGTGGTAGGTCGTTCTATTACCATTGATGAGCTTTTTGAAGAAGGCTATAAGGCAGTTTTTGTAGGCAGTGGTGCCGGTCTTCCTAAGTTTATGGGTTTAGAAGGAGAAAGTTTAAATGGAGTTTATGCAGCCAATGAATTTTTAACAAGGGTAAATCTTATGAAAGCTTATGATTTTCCTAATAGTTCTACCCCAGTAAAAGTAGGGAAAAAAGTTGCCGTGATTGGTGGGGGTAATGTGGCAATGGATGCTGCAAGAACTGCAAAAAGGCTTGGGGCAGAGGAGGTTTATATAATATATCGTCGTAGTGAAGAAGAACTGCCCGCAAGGAAGGAAGAAATACATCATGCAAAAGAAGAGGGTATAATATTTAACCTTCTTAATAATCCCAAGAAAATCCATGGAGAAAATGGCTGGGTAAAACAAATAGAGTGCGTTAAGATGGGTCTTGGTAAAGAAGATGAAACAGGAAGAAAAAGACCTATAGAAATAGAAGGAAGTAACTTTATTATGGATATGGATACAGTGATTATTGCCATAGGACAAACACCAAATCCATTAATTCGTCAAACGACCCCCGGGCTTAAGGTCCATAAATGGGGGGGGATTATAGTAGAAGAAGAAACGATGCATACTAGTAAGGAAGATGTTTATGCAGGGGGAGATGTAGTGACTGGGGCTGCAACAGTTATTTTGGCTATGGGAGCAGGGAAAAAGGCAGCAAAAGCAATTCATGAAAAACTTCAAATCAAATAG
- a CDS encoding sulfide/dihydroorotate dehydrogenase-like FAD/NAD-binding protein: MYQIIDKKRLNEAVELMVIHAPFVARKCEPGQFVILRVEEKGERIPLTIADYDRKKQTVTIIYQIVGYTTKLLSTKNIGESILDFVGPLGKPSELKKYKRVLGIGGGVGAAPLYPQIRKLKEMGVEVDVILGGRNKEFIILDREFETICDNVYYATDDGTKGTKGFVTDVLNRLLDEGGIYDEVIAIGPLIMMRAVVNITKPKNIPTAVSLNPIMIDGTGMCGGCRVTVGGETKFACVDGPDFDGFLVDFDECMRRQGIYKEEEHSCRIGLGGEHHA; this comes from the coding sequence ATGTATCAAATTATAGATAAAAAAAGGTTAAACGAGGCTGTAGAGCTTATGGTAATTCATGCCCCTTTTGTTGCGCGAAAATGCGAGCCGGGACAATTTGTTATTCTTAGGGTAGAAGAAAAAGGAGAAAGAATTCCCCTAACCATAGCAGATTATGATAGAAAAAAACAGACAGTAACCATCATATACCAAATAGTAGGGTATACCACAAAACTTTTAAGTACAAAAAACATAGGAGAGAGCATTTTGGATTTTGTTGGTCCTTTAGGAAAACCCTCCGAATTAAAAAAATATAAAAGAGTTTTAGGAATAGGCGGAGGAGTTGGAGCTGCCCCTTTATACCCGCAGATTAGGAAACTTAAAGAAATGGGTGTTGAGGTAGATGTAATACTAGGGGGAAGAAATAAGGAATTCATTATATTGGATAGAGAATTTGAAACAATATGCGATAATGTTTATTATGCAACTGATGATGGTACTAAGGGAACAAAAGGTTTTGTAACTGATGTGCTTAATAGGCTCCTAGATGAAGGCGGGATATACGATGAAGTAATTGCTATAGGTCCCCTTATAATGATGAGAGCCGTAGTAAATATTACAAAGCCTAAAAACATTCCAACTGCTGTATCCTTAAATCCTATTATGATTGATGGAACAGGGATGTGTGGGGGATGCAGAGTGACCGTTGGGGGAGAGACTAAATTTGCCTGCGTAGATGGGCCGGATTTTGACGGTTTTCTAGTGGATTTTGATGAATGCATGAGAAGACAGGGAATATATAAAGAAGAAGAACATTCCTGTCGTATTGGACTAGGGGGGGAACATCATGCCTAA
- a CDS encoding transglutaminase domain-containing protein, with protein MMLSKKINSLTEYEQDTLSIAALEMKDAYDYYTKLDKNTSLGVYELAQEITDGKDTDYDKALAIQNFFHNSSFIYTKQLPRVPRDIDYNEYFIFESKKGICVQFASAMVILARASGLPARYVEGYVVNEKDLNTDRYLVRSEHAHAFPEVYIAGYGWMTFEPTAGIIEENKEGVGLFKKLLEDYFSVLVYIAGILVFALIILIALKYLREVYWKRKIKRINKSQAVHDILQRTAKNLDKIKLGKKDYETMMEFLTRIHEITKIPMMDLGKVFDHAIYGETEPKKEDIEKAMAVYEKIKVFIKKYK; from the coding sequence ATGATGCTTTCAAAGAAAATTAATTCCTTAACAGAATATGAGCAAGATACATTATCTATAGCTGCTTTAGAAATGAAAGATGCTTATGACTATTATACAAAACTAGATAAAAATACATCTTTAGGGGTATATGAGTTGGCACAGGAAATTACAGATGGAAAGGATACAGACTATGATAAAGCCCTAGCTATACAGAACTTTTTTCATAATTCTAGCTTTATCTACACTAAACAACTCCCAAGGGTACCAAGAGATATTGATTATAACGAATACTTTATATTCGAAAGCAAAAAGGGGATTTGTGTTCAGTTTGCTTCTGCTATGGTAATTTTGGCAAGAGCATCAGGGCTTCCGGCACGGTATGTGGAAGGATATGTAGTCAATGAAAAAGACCTTAATACTGATAGATACCTAGTTAGAAGTGAACATGCCCATGCTTTTCCGGAGGTTTATATAGCAGGATATGGCTGGATGACCTTTGAACCAACGGCGGGTATAATAGAGGAAAATAAAGAAGGAGTAGGTTTATTTAAAAAACTTTTGGAAGACTATTTCTCAGTACTGGTATATATTGCAGGTATATTGGTATTTGCCCTTATAATTTTGATTGCCCTTAAATATCTAAGGGAAGTATATTGGAAAAGGAAAATCAAAAGAATTAATAAAAGCCAGGCAGTTCACGATATCTTACAAAGAACTGCTAAGAATCTAGATAAAATAAAACTTGGCAAAAAAGACTATGAAACTATGATGGAGTTTCTTACCCGTATCCATGAGATAACAAAGATTCCTATGATGGACTTAGGAAAAGTATTTGATCATGCTATATATGGGGAGACGGAGCCAAAAAAAGAAGATATAGAAAAGGCAATGGCTGTATATGAAAAGATAAAGGTATTTATTAAAAAGTATAAATAG